In Bacillota bacterium, the DNA window ATCCTCAGCCCCCGGGTTCGCCAATTGACATGTCCCAGGAAAGCCAGCACTGAACGCTGGCTGGAAGTAATGCGGACCGCTCACGGCCTGGGCGTGCGCACAAATGCCACCATGCTTTACGGACACATTGAAACTATCGAAGAAAGAGTTGACCACCTGCTCAGATTGCGCGAGTTACAGGATGAAACTGGAGGATTTCAGTCATTTATTCCTCTCGCTTTTCACCCTGAGAACACTGCTCTCGCTGATGTCCCTAGAACCACGGCTTTTGATGACTTGAAGGTGATCACCATTTCCCGGCTGTTGCTGGATAACTTCGACCATGTTAAGGCCTTCTGGATTATGCTGGGGGTTCCATTGGCCCAGCTCTCCCTTGAATTCGGGGTCGACGATCTTGATGGAACGGTGGTGGAGGAAAAAATTACTCACGCCGCCGGGGCCAAGACCGCGCCGGGTATCACCAAATCCGAATTGATTCGCTTAATTCGTGAGGCCGGTTACATCCCTGTAGAGCGGGACACCGTTTATAATGTCCTGCAAATATACGATCAGGAGGAAAAACAATGCGTCCCCGTGTAGGTCATATTCAATTTCTTAATTCTTTGCCTCTGTATTACGGGCTGGTTAAAAACGACGTTCTACTTGATGTCGACCTGGTAAAAGGGACCCCGACTGAACTAAATCGTTACTTGCTAGAAGGTTCACTTGATATCAGCTCGATTTCTTCAATTGAATACGCCCGGCACCACGAGGAGCTAATTTTGATGCCAAACATTTCAGTAAGTGCTGACGGTGAAGTCAAAAGCATATACCTTTTCAGTAAAGTGCCCATCGAACAACTTGACGGGCAGCCCGTGGCCTTAACCAGCACTTCGGCTACTAGTCAAGCATTACTACAGATTATCATGCGTGATAAGTATGGAATTAAACCCCGTTATTTTGTCAGTCCACCCGAACTTGGTTCCATGCTGTTAGAGGCTGAAGCCGCACTATTGATTGGGGATCATGCGATGCGTGCCGCCTATCAGCTTAAGGAACGGCTTTTTGTGTATGATCTTGGTCTAGAGTGGAAAACTTTAACGGGACTAGGTATGGTTTTCGCGGTTTGGGCGATTAGAAAAGAATTTGCCACTGCTCAGCCAGACCTGGCCAGAGAAGTCTATCATGCTTTCTTTAAGTCAATGGACTACAGCTTGCGCAATATTACTGCGGTTGCCGAGAATGCAGCCCGTTGGGAACCGTTTGCAATGGAATATCTATGCGATTATTTTCAGACCCTGCGATTTTCTTTCGGCCCCAATCTCCAGGCTGGTTTGTTAGAATACTACCGGCGAGCGCAAACCCTTGGTATTCTGAAGACCGTGCCTGAAATCAAGTTTCTGGAGGTCTAGTATGACACACACTGAAGAAATTATCGAGCAGACGTTGGAAGGACACCGGTTAAGTGAAGATGAAGCGCTATATCTTTTTGCGGAAGGCGACCTGCTCGACCTTGGCCGGGCGGCCAATGAAATAGCAAACCGTCTGCATCCCGAAAATATCGCGACCTTTATCATTGATCGCAACATTAACTATACCAATGTTTGTGTGAGCCGGTGCAAGTTCTGTGCCTTTTATCGAGAACGCTTTCACCCTGAGGCTTATTTGTTGACGCAAAAAGAAATCTTTGAGAAAATTGAAGAAACACTGGCCCTTGGCGGAACACAGATTATGCTCCAGGGCGGGTTGCACCCGGACCTGGACCTGGAATATTTTGAAGAGCTTTTAGCCAGCATCAAATCCCGCTACCAGATCGAGATCCATTCTTTCTCGCCGCCGGAAATTTTTCATCTGGCTGATCAATCTAACTTGCCTATCCGTAAAGTGCTGCAGCGGCTCCAGGCCGCGGGGCTAGATTCACTGCCAGGCGGCGGGGCAGAAATTCTCGTTGATGGGGTGCGTCAGGTAATAAGTCCTCACAAGATTACTGCCAATCAGTGGTTGGAGGTAATGGAAACGGCGCACCAGTTAGGGATGTCCACCACGGCCACGATGATGCTGGGGTCAGTGGAAACTCCTGCCGACCGAATCGCTCACCTGAGCAAGCTGCGGGCTTTACAAGACCGTACCGGTGGTTTTCGGGCATTTATTCCGTGGACTTTTCAACCAGGCCATACAGAGCTAGGTGGTCAACACACCTCCAGTATAGACTATTTGCGGACACTGGCCATCGCCCGTCTGTTCCTGGACAATTTTCCTCACATCCAGGGCTCGTGGGTCACTCAAGGACCCAGGATTGGTCAGTTGACTCTTTTGTTTGGGGGTGATGATCTGGGCAGTATCATGATTGAAGAGAACGTGGTGCGCTCCACCGGCGTCTCCTATAAAATATCTAAGGAAGAAATGATTCGGCTGATCCGGGCTACGGGAAAAATTCCGGCCCAGCGTGATACCCGCTACCAGATCATCCAGGTTTTCGACCAGGAGGTTGAGTAATTTTGCTCCCGTCTAGACAAATACCAAAGGTCAACCTGGGCCTGATCGGCGGTTCTGGTACCTACTCATTAAGGCTGACCGAAACGACGGCAGAAGATCAGATCGAAATTTTGGGCGAGCAACTGGTCTATGACACACCGTACGGGCAAAGTCCACCTTTTCAATGGTTTCGCTTGAAAAATAAGCCGGAGCGGATGGTGCTGACCTGCCGGATGCATGGCTGGCGTGCGGGAGTAACGCGTGCACAGGCTTCACAGCAGGTCTTCTGGGTTTTTCGCGAGGCTGGCGTAAAAAAAGTCCTTGCGGAAGGTGGAGTAGGGGCTGCCAATCACCTCTTGAAGCCACGGGACCTGGTTATTCCCCACGACTATATCGATTTTTCCCTCCGGCGCGATGTCGGACTGGAGGGTCATTACCTGCTGGTCATGCGACAGGCTCTCTGCCCGTCTTTACGTGAAACTCTGGTTCGTGTGGCTGAGGTCAATCCCCTTAAAAGAGTCTTTGATCGCGGTATCTATGTGGTGACTGATGGACGACACTTTGAAAGCCCGGCCGAAGTCAATGTTATTCGCCAGTGGCAGGGAGATATTATTGGTCAGAGCCTTTGTCCCGAAGTCTATCTCGCCCGGGAGATCGGTGCTTGTTACGCTGGCCTTTACGTGGTGGTTAATTACGCTGAGGGCGTGGTACGGGACTGGGAGCACCAGGAACTGAGAGACATCTTTTACGAAGATGCCCCGAAAATTTGGCAAATCATCCTGAAGGCTTTGGAAGAAATCAGTCTCGACCAGGATTGCGGCTGTGCCGACCTGCGCAAGCCAACGCTGCTGAAAGATACATATTTGATCTAATCGTCGATAATTCTCCTTCCTCTAGAGAGAGGGGATGAAAGGCGAAGAAAGGATGAGTGATTGTGAGGGGTCTAAGCAACGCCAGATTTGTGGCGGCCATCATCCTGATTATTCTGGTCATTGTTGTGGCCTTAACCGCCCAGATCTACATCGACTGGCTGTGGTTTTCTTCTTTAGGGCTGCAGTCTGTATTTCTGACCACCTGGGTTTCCAAGATCAGCCTGCGGTCAGCTATCGGTGGATTGTTCTTTTTAATGTTCTTCATCAACCTGCTGTTTACACGGAAGTCAGTCACCAGCATCACTTATACTGATGCCGGTCAAAAAATTATTCGTTTACAGCAGCCAAGGTGGGAAAGATTTCTCGAGGGCAAAGGTCTCGTTTTGTTCTACCTGGTCGCCAGTTTTTTTCTGGCCTGGCTGTTTAGTGCTATCGGTTCAGATAAGTGGATCGTCATCCAGCAGTATCTGAAGGCGACCCCGTTCGGGGTAACCGACCCGCTGTTTGGCCGGGATGTTGGTTTTTATGTGTTTATTCTGCCGTTTTATCAATTTGTCTATAACTTCCTGATGGCCGGCCTGGTTATTTCCGCGGTCGCGGCGGGAATTGTCTACTTAATTGCCAGTCCGGTGGCTTTTTTCCGGAATCCTCTGGCTGAGTTTTCGCGCCCCAAAGTGCATCTATCTGTGCTGGTCGCTCTGTTTTTTGCTTTGAAAGCCTGGGGCTACCGGTTGGATACATATGAATTACTGTATTCGCCCAGCGGGGTTGTTTATGGCGCTGGTTATACCGATATTCATGCCAAACTTTTTTCCCTCGAAGTATTGTCCGTCGTCGCCCTGCTCTGTGCCGTGATTATCATCATCAACCTGTTCATCCGCCGCCTCAAATGGGTCGGCATCAGCATTGGCCTGCTTTTATTGACATCCCTGGCCATTGGCGTTATCTATCCGGGGATGGTGCAAAAATTTGTGGTTGAGCCCAATGAGTTTGAAAAAGAGCAGCCGTTCATCAACTACAACATTCAATTCACGAAGCAGGCCTATAACCTGGACAAGATTGAAAAACAAAATTTCCCGGCGGACAACAACCTGACCTGGGCCGATATCCAGAAAAACAGCGATACAGTCAAGAATGTCCGCCTCTGGGACTGGCAGCCGTTAAAACAGACGTATGCTCAACTGCAAGAAATGCGGCTGTATTACACCTTCAAGGACCTTGACGTCGACCGTTACCATATTGATGGCCGCTACCGGCAGGTGGTCCTGGCCCCGCGGGAACTGATTCAGGGACAATTGCCCGACCGCGCCCAGACCTGGGTTAACCAGCGTTTAAAATACACCCATGGTTACGGAGTCAGCATGAGCCCAGTCAACGAGGTTACTCCAGAGGGTTTGCCGAAATTTTTTATCCAGGATATCCCGCCGCAGTCAAGGGTCGATCTGGTGGTTAAGCGTCCAGAAATCTACTACGGCGAGGCAACTGACGAGTATGTCAT includes these proteins:
- a CDS encoding UPF0182 family protein, producing MRGLSNARFVAAIILIILVIVVALTAQIYIDWLWFSSLGLQSVFLTTWVSKISLRSAIGGLFFLMFFINLLFTRKSVTSITYTDAGQKIIRLQQPRWERFLEGKGLVLFYLVASFFLAWLFSAIGSDKWIVIQQYLKATPFGVTDPLFGRDVGFYVFILPFYQFVYNFLMAGLVISAVAAGIVYLIASPVAFFRNPLAEFSRPKVHLSVLVALFFALKAWGYRLDTYELLYSPSGVVYGAGYTDIHAKLFSLEVLSVVALLCAVIIIINLFIRRLKWVGISIGLLLLTSLAIGVIYPGMVQKFVVEPNEFEKEQPFINYNIQFTKQAYNLDKIEKQNFPADNNLTWADIQKNSDTVKNVRLWDWQPLKQTYAQLQEMRLYYTFKDLDVDRYHIDGRYRQVVLAPRELIQGQLPDRAQTWVNQRLKYTHGYGVSMSPVNEVTPEGLPKFFIQDIPPQSRVDLVVKRPEIYYGEATDEYVIVNTKTQEFDYPLGEENVYTTYQGTGGVKISSVFRRVLFAFGLGDYKLLLANDLTLESRVLLNRNIHQSVRKVAPFLCYDRDPYLVIGSDGKLYWIQDAYTVTDKYPYSEPTEGWGNYVRNSVKVVIDAYNGSMTFYITDKYDPLITTYAKILPSLFVPLEKMPADLKQHIRYPEDLFGVQARMFATYHMEDSRVFYNKEDKWAIPQELFGDKKETMEPYYTIMKLPGENKPEFLLMLPFTPTNKENMVAWLCARSDGEKYGQLLLYTFPKQKLVYGPMQIEARIDQDSVISQQLTLWNQRGSKTFRGNLLVIPIEKSLLYIEPLYLQAEQSKMPELRRVIVVYGEQVVMEPTLDAALQRIFNPSGYSRPAETELSPEPGPLPIAQLIQKANELFQEAQKKLRDGDWGGYGATLKDLERVLIEMSQQIKPPGESKGKAVTPQKSGS
- the mqnC gene encoding dehypoxanthine futalosine cyclase, which produces MTHTEEIIEQTLEGHRLSEDEALYLFAEGDLLDLGRAANEIANRLHPENIATFIIDRNINYTNVCVSRCKFCAFYRERFHPEAYLLTQKEIFEKIEETLALGGTQIMLQGGLHPDLDLEYFEELLASIKSRYQIEIHSFSPPEIFHLADQSNLPIRKVLQRLQAAGLDSLPGGGAEILVDGVRQVISPHKITANQWLEVMETAHQLGMSTTATMMLGSVETPADRIAHLSKLRALQDRTGGFRAFIPWTFQPGHTELGGQHTSSIDYLRTLAIARLFLDNFPHIQGSWVTQGPRIGQLTLLFGGDDLGSIMIEENVVRSTGVSYKISKEEMIRLIRATGKIPAQRDTRYQIIQVFDQEVE
- a CDS encoding MTAP family purine nucleoside phosphorylase, giving the protein MLLPSRQIPKVNLGLIGGSGTYSLRLTETTAEDQIEILGEQLVYDTPYGQSPPFQWFRLKNKPERMVLTCRMHGWRAGVTRAQASQQVFWVFREAGVKKVLAEGGVGAANHLLKPRDLVIPHDYIDFSLRRDVGLEGHYLLVMRQALCPSLRETLVRVAEVNPLKRVFDRGIYVVTDGRHFESPAEVNVIRQWQGDIIGQSLCPEVYLAREIGACYAGLYVVVNYAEGVVRDWEHQELRDIFYEDAPKIWQIILKALEEISLDQDCGCADLRKPTLLKDTYLI
- a CDS encoding menaquinone biosynthesis protein — protein: MRPRVGHIQFLNSLPLYYGLVKNDVLLDVDLVKGTPTELNRYLLEGSLDISSISSIEYARHHEELILMPNISVSADGEVKSIYLFSKVPIEQLDGQPVALTSTSATSQALLQIIMRDKYGIKPRYFVSPPELGSMLLEAEAALLIGDHAMRAAYQLKERLFVYDLGLEWKTLTGLGMVFAVWAIRKEFATAQPDLAREVYHAFFKSMDYSLRNITAVAENAARWEPFAMEYLCDYFQTLRFSFGPNLQAGLLEYYRRAQTLGILKTVPEIKFLEV
- the mqnE gene encoding aminofutalosine synthase MqnE; amino-acid sequence: MPAANLVDIQAKVENNERLNRDEALRLFASNDLHFLGELARLIKQRKTGRYVYFNVNRHINLTNICVSRCKFCAFGVDRDAPQAYTMSLEEVLRVAEESIPQGVTELHIVSALHPDLPFEYYLEIIQELHRRWPQVHLQAFTAVEIDYFAKISGLSIEQVLVKLKEAGLGSMPGGGAEILSPRVRQLTCPRKASTERWLEVMRTAHGLGVRTNATMLYGHIETIEERVDHLLRLRELQDETGGFQSFIPLAFHPENTALADVPRTTAFDDLKVITISRLLLDNFDHVKAFWIMLGVPLAQLSLEFGVDDLDGTVVEEKITHAAGAKTAPGITKSELIRLIREAGYIPVERDTVYNVLQIYDQEEKQCVPV